The following coding sequences lie in one Thermodesulfobacteriota bacterium genomic window:
- a CDS encoding tetratricopeptide repeat protein yields MRVYFTLKDDEGAGYRMLGEALLNLGRKEEAKEAYRKGIEAAYKHGHPGMAEEFDEAIQLID; encoded by the coding sequence ATTAGGGTTTATTTCACGTTAAAAGATGATGAGGGGGCGGGATACCGGATGCTGGGTGAAGCCCTTTTGAACCTGGGGAGAAAGGAAGAGGCAAAGGAAGCTTATAGAAAAGGCATAGAAGCTGCTTATAAACATGGTCATCCAGGAATGGCAGAGGAATTCGATGAAGCTATACAATTGATCGATTAA